Proteins co-encoded in one Prescottella sp. R16 genomic window:
- the rsgA gene encoding ribosome small subunit-dependent GTPase A, producing the protein MGRDAERDEDRGHRAGGTTLSRRQYDESDVRIRPGKGSRPRTKNRPEHADAAEAMVVSKDRGRWGVVLDGDPDRPVVTMRARELGRTPIVVGDTVSVVGDLSGKPDTLARIVRVADRTTVLRRTADDTDPFERIVVANAEQLLIVVALADPPPRTGFVERALVAAYVGGLEPILCLTKSDLATPDEFAATFAGLDIPVVVAGRDDPIEPVTEILTGRLTALIGHSGVGKSTMVNRLVPEADRATGVVSGVGKGRHTSTQSVALPLPDGGWVVDTPGIRSFGLAHISPENVVDAFTDLAAAAEDCPRGCTHLGPPADPECALDRLEGESAGRVEAVRRLLVALMSNESWS; encoded by the coding sequence GTGGGCCGCGATGCTGAACGAGACGAGGACCGCGGCCACCGAGCAGGGGGCACGACCCTGAGCCGCCGGCAGTACGACGAGTCCGACGTCCGGATCCGTCCGGGCAAGGGGTCGCGTCCGCGCACCAAGAACCGGCCCGAACACGCCGACGCCGCCGAGGCGATGGTGGTGTCGAAGGACCGCGGCCGTTGGGGCGTCGTCCTCGACGGCGACCCGGACCGGCCCGTCGTCACCATGCGGGCCCGTGAACTGGGCCGCACCCCCATCGTCGTGGGCGACACCGTGAGCGTCGTCGGTGACCTGTCCGGCAAGCCGGACACCCTCGCCCGGATCGTGCGGGTCGCCGACCGCACGACGGTGCTGCGCCGCACCGCCGACGACACCGACCCGTTCGAGCGGATCGTGGTCGCCAACGCCGAGCAGCTGCTGATCGTGGTGGCGCTGGCCGATCCCCCACCGCGCACCGGGTTCGTCGAACGCGCCCTCGTCGCCGCGTACGTCGGCGGCCTGGAACCGATCCTGTGCCTGACCAAGAGCGACCTGGCGACACCCGACGAGTTCGCGGCGACGTTCGCCGGCCTCGACATCCCCGTCGTCGTCGCGGGCCGCGACGACCCCATCGAACCGGTCACCGAGATCCTCACCGGCCGGCTCACCGCCCTCATCGGGCACTCCGGTGTCGGCAAGTCGACGATGGTCAATCGTCTCGTCCCCGAAGCGGATCGGGCCACCGGCGTGGTCTCCGGTGTCGGCAAGGGCCGGCACACGTCGACGCAGTCGGTGGCGCTGCCGCTGCCCGACGGCGGCTGGGTCGTCGACACCCCCGGCATCCGCTCGTTCGGGCTCGCACACATCTCCCCGGAGAATGTCGTCGACGCCTTCACCGACCTCGCGGCCGCCGCCGAGGACTGCCCGCGCGGCTGCACCCATCTGGGCCCGCCGGCCGACCCCGAATGTGCCCTCGACCGCCTCGAGGGCGAGTCCGCGGGACGCGTCGAAGCGGTGCGGCGCCTGCTGGTGGCGCTCATGTCCAACGAGTCCTGGAGCTGA
- a CDS encoding CocE/NonD family hydrolase, which translates to MHTLLRRTGTALAVAAALVVGTTTGVPAAAADPTGGAAGQDWTATTDGPDRYPGVAVDQDVPIRMSDGVVLRASVFRPADASGAAIDAALPTIVNITPYTRLVPVLADGAEQDPILGQALDQLGAADLSGTPFDGVTELTGGLGGGLLRTFGVNRDLVQNGYVQVVVDVRGTGYSQGVWDVLGEREQQDSVEVFDWARTQPWSNGEFGMAGVSYSAINSLHAADKRPEGLKAIFPVEPSEDLAREIVATGGAFGAGFMPAWLVAVNALKFAPIDSLLRGDVDPQWLADRLADPAVMFPQMFDAVLGGDGEAANDGAFYDVRAADIERIQVPTFVTGGWHDIFGRGEPRIFDRLQLPAGRKQLLMGNGYHLNPGLGQGDPGNPPRLDVLERAWFDKWIKGIDNGIDGYGPATLYQQGGDWITASQFPRAGAEYRRLYLDGAPSGSAPHALTDGSLTTSAPTAASTLSVTPGLRAACSRDTAQGTAGFGAILGSACTQDARFAEAEALTFTTAPVTEATEISGSIAAHLRTTTDGADGFWAVTVTDVAPDGRSTVLTNGALLSSRSALDEQQSEKDSSGAYTVPVADLHADTKRAVTPGAPLVLDIGLNGTEARIAPGHRLRIDIAAASFPRYLPMLPDLQASGLKPQRLLIDPDDPSFVNIPVVGTAGW; encoded by the coding sequence GTGCACACTCTGCTGCGTCGCACCGGCACCGCACTGGCCGTGGCCGCCGCACTGGTCGTCGGCACCACCACCGGCGTACCGGCCGCGGCCGCCGACCCGACCGGCGGTGCGGCCGGGCAGGACTGGACCGCCACCACCGACGGCCCCGACCGGTACCCGGGCGTGGCCGTCGACCAGGACGTACCGATCCGCATGAGCGACGGAGTCGTGCTGCGGGCCAGCGTGTTCCGACCCGCGGACGCGTCCGGCGCCGCGATCGACGCAGCGCTGCCCACGATCGTCAACATCACCCCGTACACGCGGCTCGTCCCCGTCCTCGCCGACGGAGCCGAGCAGGATCCGATCCTCGGGCAGGCACTCGACCAGCTCGGGGCGGCCGACCTGTCCGGCACCCCGTTCGACGGCGTCACCGAACTGACCGGCGGGCTCGGCGGCGGCCTGCTGCGCACGTTCGGCGTCAACCGCGATCTCGTGCAGAACGGCTACGTCCAGGTGGTCGTCGACGTCCGCGGCACCGGCTACTCGCAGGGTGTGTGGGACGTCCTCGGGGAACGCGAACAGCAGGACAGCGTCGAGGTGTTCGACTGGGCCCGTACCCAGCCGTGGTCGAACGGCGAGTTCGGCATGGCCGGCGTCTCCTACTCGGCGATCAACAGCTTGCACGCCGCAGACAAGCGCCCCGAGGGCCTGAAGGCCATCTTCCCGGTCGAGCCGTCCGAGGACCTGGCCCGCGAGATCGTCGCCACCGGAGGCGCCTTCGGCGCCGGCTTCATGCCGGCGTGGCTGGTGGCGGTCAACGCGCTCAAGTTCGCGCCGATCGACTCGCTGCTGCGCGGCGACGTCGACCCGCAGTGGCTCGCCGACCGCCTGGCCGATCCGGCGGTGATGTTCCCGCAGATGTTCGATGCGGTCCTGGGCGGTGACGGTGAGGCCGCGAACGACGGCGCGTTCTACGACGTCCGGGCCGCCGACATCGAACGAATCCAGGTGCCCACGTTCGTCACCGGCGGCTGGCACGACATCTTCGGCCGCGGCGAACCCCGTATCTTCGACCGACTGCAGCTCCCCGCCGGGCGGAAACAACTGCTCATGGGCAACGGGTATCACCTCAATCCCGGCCTGGGACAAGGTGATCCCGGGAACCCGCCGCGCCTGGACGTGCTCGAGCGCGCCTGGTTCGACAAGTGGATCAAGGGCATCGACAACGGTATCGACGGCTACGGTCCGGCCACGCTGTACCAGCAGGGCGGCGACTGGATCACCGCGTCGCAGTTCCCGCGGGCCGGCGCCGAGTACCGGCGCCTGTACCTCGACGGCGCCCCGTCCGGGTCGGCGCCGCACGCCCTGACCGACGGCTCGCTCACCACCTCCGCACCGACGGCGGCGAGCACCCTGTCGGTGACGCCGGGGCTGCGGGCGGCCTGCTCGCGGGACACCGCGCAGGGCACCGCCGGCTTCGGCGCGATCCTCGGGTCTGCGTGCACCCAGGACGCCCGGTTCGCCGAGGCCGAGGCCCTGACGTTCACCACGGCACCGGTCACCGAGGCCACCGAGATCTCCGGATCCATTGCCGCACATCTGCGTACCACCACCGACGGCGCCGACGGTTTCTGGGCGGTGACCGTCACCGACGTCGCCCCCGACGGCCGCTCCACGGTCCTCACCAACGGGGCCCTGCTGTCGTCGCGCAGCGCACTGGACGAGCAGCAGAGCGAGAAGGACTCCTCGGGTGCGTACACGGTGCCCGTCGCCGACCTGCACGCCGACACGAAACGGGCCGTCACCCCGGGCGCACCGCTGGTCCTCGACATCGGATTGAACGGCACCGAGGCGAGGATCGCTCCGGGACACCGACTGCGCATCGACATCGCGGCCGCGAGTTTCCCGCGCTACCTGCCGATGCTGCCGGACCTGCAGGCCAGCGGGCTGAAGCCGCAGCGGCTGCTGATCGACCCGGACGACCCCAGCTTCGTCAACATTCCGGTCGTCGGCACCGCCGGCTGGTGA